Proteins from a genomic interval of Neodiprion lecontei isolate iyNeoLeco1 chromosome 2, iyNeoLeco1.1, whole genome shotgun sequence:
- the LOC107221362 gene encoding glycogen phosphorylase, protein MSISDVDHEKRKQISVREIVDVENVANFKKTFNRHLHYTLVKDRNVATSRDYYFALAHSVKDNLVSRWIRTQQYYYEKDPKRVYYLSLEYYMGRSLQNTMINLGIQGACDEAMYQMGLNIEELEELEEDAGLGNGGLGRLAACFLDSMATLGLAAYGYGIRYEYGIFAQKIKNGEQTEEPDDWLRYGNPWEKARPEFMLPVNFYGHVIDTPEGKKWVNTQVVFAMPYDSPIPGYNNNYVNTLRLWSAKSPVEFNLKFFNDGDYIQAVIDRNLAENISRVLYPNDNFFEGKELRLKQEYFMCAATLQDIIRRYKSSKFGSRDHHRTDFDTFPDKVAIQLNDTHPSLAIPELMRVLLDVEGLPWEKAWDITVRTCAYTNHTVLPEALERWPTSLLESILPRHMQIIYHINFLHLEKVKAFFNGDLERIRRMSLIEEDGEKRVNMAHLSIVGSHAVNGVARIHSEIIKNVVFRDFYAMTPEKFQNKTNGITPRRWLLLCNPTLSDIIAEKIGDEWTVHLDQLAQLKQWAKDPGFQHSVNKVKQENKLRLAQLLEKDYGVKINPASIFDIQVKRIHEYKRQLLNCLHIITLYNRIKRDPSAPFVPRTIMIGGKAAPGYHLAKKIIKLICSVGNVVNNDPIVGDKLKVIFLENYRVTLAEQIIPAADLSEQISTAGTEASGTGNMKFMLNGALTIGTLDGANVEMAEEMGNENIFIFGMTVDEVEDLKKKGYNAYDYYNKLPEAKQCIDQIQGGFFSPSNPDEFKDITDVLLKWDRFLLLADYEAYIKAQDLVSKVYQDESKWVEMAIHNIASSGKFSSDRTIEEYAREIWGVEPTWQKLPPPNEPRDI, encoded by the exons AGGGTCTACTACCTGTCTCTCGAATACTACATGGGCAGGTCCCTACAAAACACAATGATCAACTTGGGCATCCAAGGAGCTTGCGACGAAGCTATGTACCAA ATGGGCTTGAACATTGAGGAGTTGGAGGAGCTCGAAGAGGACGCTGGACTCGGTAATGGAGGACTCGGGCGTTTGGCTGCCTGCTTTTTGGACAGCATGGCGACCCTTGGTCTGGCCGCCTACGGGTACGGCATAAGGTACGAGTACGGAATTTTTGCGCAGAAGATCAAGAACGGCGAGCAGACGGAGGAGCCCGACGATTGGCTGCGGTACGGCAATCCATGGGAAAAAGCTCGGCCCGAATTCATGCTTCCAGTGAACTTTTACGGACATGTGATCGACACCCCCGAAGGAAAGAAATGGGTCAACACGCAG GTCGTGTTTGCCATGCCGTACGACAGCCCGATCCCTGGGTACAACAATAACTACGTCAACACTCTAAGGCTCTGGTCAGCAAAGTCTCCCGTTGAATTCAATCTCAAATTCT ttAACGATGGTGATTACATCCAGGCGGTGATCGATCGCAACTTGGCAGAGAATATCTCTAGGGTTTTGTACCCCAATGACAATTTCTTTGAAGGCAAAGAATTGCGTTTGAAACAGGAGTACTTTATGTGCGCCGCGACACTTCAAGACATTATTCGTCGCTACAAGTCGAGCAAATTCGGCTCACGGGATCATCATAGAACGGACTTTGATACCTTCCCGGATAAGGTTGCGATCCAGTTGAACGACACTCACCCCTCACTGGCGATTCCCGAGCTGATGAGGGTCTTGCTTGATGTGGAGGGTCTGCCATGGGAAAAG gCATGGGACATCACCGTTCGCACCTGCGCCTACACGAATCACACTGTTCTTCCAGAGGCCCTGGAACGTTGGCCAACCAGTTTGTTGGAGAGCATTTTGCCACGGCACATGCAAATCATTTATCACATAAACTTCTTGCATCTCGAGAAGGTCAAGGCCTTCTTCAACGGCGATTTGGAACGCATTCGCCGCATGTCTCTCATCGAAGAAGACGGCGAGAAACGCGTCAACATGGCTCATCTTTCCATTGTTGGAAGCCACGCTGTTAATGGAGTTGCTCGCATTCATTCGGAAATCATCAAAAATGTCGT attccGTGACTTTTACGCCATGACCCCGGAGAAATTCCAGAACAAAACCAACGGTATTACTCCGAGAAGATGGCTGCTTTTGTGCAATCCAACTTTGTCTGATATAATTGCTGAG AAAATTGGAGACGAATGGACCGTTCATTTGGACCAACTTGCACAGCTCAAACAGTGGGCAAAGGATCCGGGCTTCCAGCACAGCGTCAACAAGGTCAAGCAGGAGAACAAACTGCGATTGGCACAATTGCTGGAAAAGGATTATGGGGTGAAAATAAACCCAGCCTCGATATTCGATATTCAG GTGAAACGTATTCACGAGTACAAAAGGCAGCTGTTGAACTGCCTGCACATAATAACCCTCTACAATCGAATCAAGAGGGATCCATCGGCGCCATTTGTGCCGCGGACAATTATGATCGGTGGTAAAGCTGCCCCTGGGTATCACTTGGCGAAGAAGATTATTAAGTTGATTTGCAGCGTTGGCAACGTTGTGAACAACGATCCGATCGTTGGTGACAAGCTCAAAGTGATCTTCCTCGAAAACTACAGAGTCACGTTGGCTGAACAGATTATCCCAGCTGCTGACCTTAGCGAACAAATCTCAACGGCTGGCACTGAGGCTTCGGGAACTGGAAACATGAAGTTTATG TTGAATGGTGCTTTAACGATCGGAACTTTGGACGGTGCGAACGTCGAAATGGCCGAAGAAATGGGCAACGAGAATATCTTCATTTTCGGAATGACAGTCGACGAGGTTGAAGACTTGAAGAAGAAGGGCTACAACGCTTATGACTACTACAACAAATTACCCGAAGCAAAGCAGTGCATCGATCAGATTCAGGGCGGATTCTTTAGTCCAAGTAATCCTGACGAGTTCAAGGATATCACTGATGTTTTGTTGAAGTGGGACAGGTTTCTGCTTCTTGCCGACTATGAAGCCTACATTAAAGCTCAAGATCTTGTTTCCAAAGTTTATCAG GACGAGAGCAAGTGGGTGGAAATGGCAATTCACAATATTGCATCGTCGGGCAAGTTTTCGTCGGACAGAACAATCGAAGAATACGCTCGTGAGATTTGGGGCGTTGAACCGACTTGGCAAAAACTCCCACCGCCGAACGAGCCACGTGATATTTAA